TCTCTCCACGCACTATCGACTCTATCTATAGCCGTGCCTGCCAGCGAGGCTTTGAGCCAAATGGACCAACCTTGAAGATTCTTCCTGAATATCTTGAGGATGCTCCTCGCTCAGGCCGCCCACGCAAGCAAGAGGCTATCCATGAAGCTACTGTTGAGAAAGTACGCCGTGACCGTTATGGACGAGAGAAGAGCTGTGCTGACATAGCTGGTGATCTTAGTCTCTACGGTCACGACGTCTCTTCTACCACAGTGTGGAGAGTTCTCAAGGCAGCAGGATACAAGAAGACCAAGCCGACGAG
The sequence above is a segment of the Pyrenophora tritici-repentis strain M4 chromosome 3, whole genome shotgun sequence genome. Coding sequences within it:
- a CDS encoding HTH-Tnp-Tc3-2 multi-domain protein, with product MAPRYTDISTRAAILTLKSRFVGRSTSQISEILGISPRTIDSIYSRACQRGFEPNGPTLKILPEYLEDAPRSGRPRKQEAIHEATVEKSLRSRRLFYHSVESSQGSRIQEDQADEEAWVDEEDETR